From the genome of Pseudomonas sp. TMP9, one region includes:
- the tsaD gene encoding tRNA (adenosine(37)-N6)-threonylcarbamoyltransferase complex transferase subunit TsaD has protein sequence MLVLGLETSCDETGVALYDSEHGLLADALFSQIDLHRAYGGVVPELASRDHVKRMLPLIRQVLNEAGKDKSAIDAIAYTAGPGLVGALLVGASCAQALAFAWDIPALGVHHMEGHLLAPMLEEQPPVFPFVALLVSGGHTQLVRVDGIGHYQLLGESLDDAAGEAFDKTAKLMGLQYPGGPEIAKLALSGMPGRFKFPRPMTDRPGLEFSFSGLKTSTLNTWQQCQAAGDNSEQTRCDIALAFQQAVVDTLTIKCKRALEQTGLNNLVIAGGVSANQALRQSLEKMLAELQGEVFYARPAFCTDNGAMIAYAGCQRLLAGQHECLSINVQARWPMEQLPPL, from the coding sequence ATGCTGGTTCTGGGATTGGAAACCTCTTGCGACGAAACCGGTGTCGCACTTTATGACAGCGAGCACGGTCTCTTGGCCGACGCACTGTTCAGCCAAATTGATCTGCACCGGGCATATGGCGGCGTTGTGCCGGAATTGGCCTCGCGTGATCACGTCAAACGCATGTTGCCGTTGATTCGTCAGGTGCTCAATGAGGCGGGCAAGGATAAATCCGCTATCGACGCCATTGCTTACACCGCAGGGCCCGGTTTAGTCGGCGCGCTGCTGGTGGGGGCGTCATGCGCCCAGGCATTAGCGTTTGCTTGGGACATCCCGGCGCTCGGGGTGCACCACATGGAGGGGCATTTACTGGCGCCAATGCTGGAAGAGCAGCCGCCGGTTTTCCCGTTTGTGGCGTTGTTGGTGTCTGGCGGGCATACCCAGTTGGTGCGTGTCGATGGCATCGGCCATTACCAGTTGTTGGGTGAGTCGCTTGACGATGCGGCCGGTGAGGCGTTCGACAAGACGGCTAAATTGATGGGCCTGCAATACCCGGGCGGGCCAGAAATTGCCAAGTTAGCGTTGAGTGGTATGCCGGGACGCTTCAAGTTCCCTCGGCCGATGACCGACCGACCGGGGCTTGAGTTCAGCTTCAGTGGGCTGAAGACCTCCACCCTGAATACTTGGCAGCAGTGCCAGGCGGCCGGTGACAACAGCGAGCAGACGCGCTGCGACATTGCCTTGGCGTTCCAGCAGGCGGTGGTCGATACCCTCACCATCAAGTGCAAGCGCGCGCTTGAACAAACTGGGTTGAATAATTTGGTCATCGCCGGCGGCGTAAGCGCTAATCAAGCGCTGCGCCAGTCGCTGGAGAAAATGCTCGCAGAGTTGCAGGGGGAGGTGTTTTACGCGCGCCCTGCGTTCTGCACCGACAATGGCGCGATGATCGCTTATGCCGGCTGCCAGCGCTTGCTGGCGGGGCAGCATGAGTGCTTGAGCATCAACGTGCAGGCGCGCTGGCCTATGGAGCAACTGCCGCCGCTATAA